In Gymnogyps californianus isolate 813 chromosome 1, ASM1813914v2, whole genome shotgun sequence, the following are encoded in one genomic region:
- the YEATS4 gene encoding YEATS domain-containing protein 4 isoform X2, with protein sequence MFKRMAEFGPDSGGRVKGVTIVKPIVYGNVARYFGKKREEDGHTHQWTVYVKPYRNEVTLYHLLKLFQSDTNAILGKKTVVSEFYDEMIFQDPTAMMQQLLTTSRQLTLGAYKHETEFADLEVKTREKLEAAKKKTSFEIAELKERLKASRETINCLKNEIRKLEEDDQSKDM encoded by the exons ATGTTCAAGAGAATGGCTGAGTTCGGGCCTGACTCCGGGGGCAGGGTGAAG ggcgTTACCATCGTGAAGCCGATCGTGTATGGAAACGTCGCACGgtattttgggaagaaaagagaagaagacGGTCACACTCACCAGTGGACGGTTTATGTCAAGCCTTACAGAAACGAG GTAACCTTGTATCACTTGCTGAAGCTTTTTCAGTCTGATACCAATGCCATcctgggaaagaaaactgtagTTTCTGAGTTCTATGACGAAATG ATATTTCAAGATCCTACTGCAATGATGCAGCAGCTGTTAACAACGTCGCGTCAACTAACACTAGGTGCTTATAAGCATGAAACAGAGT TTGCAGATCTTGAAGTGAAAACCAGGGAAAAGCTGGAAGctgccaaaaagaaaactagttttGAAATTGCTGAGCTTAAAGAAAGACTAAAAGCAAGTCGTGAAACCATCAACTGTTTAAAGAATGAAATCAGAAAACTTGAAGAAGATGATCAGTCTAAAGATATGTGA
- the YEATS4 gene encoding YEATS domain-containing protein 4 isoform X1 produces MFKRMAEFGPDSGGRVKGVTIVKPIVYGNVARYFGKKREEDGHTHQWTVYVKPYRNEDMSAYVKKIQFKLHESYGNPLRVVTKPPYEITETGWGEFEIIIKIFFIDPNERPVTLYHLLKLFQSDTNAILGKKTVVSEFYDEMIFQDPTAMMQQLLTTSRQLTLGAYKHETEFADLEVKTREKLEAAKKKTSFEIAELKERLKASRETINCLKNEIRKLEEDDQSKDM; encoded by the exons ATGTTCAAGAGAATGGCTGAGTTCGGGCCTGACTCCGGGGGCAGGGTGAAG ggcgTTACCATCGTGAAGCCGATCGTGTATGGAAACGTCGCACGgtattttgggaagaaaagagaagaagacGGTCACACTCACCAGTGGACGGTTTATGTCAAGCCTTACAGAAACGAG GATATGTCTGCCtatgtgaaaaaaattcaattcaAGTTGCATGAAAGCTACGGTAATCCTTTAAGAG TTGTTACCAAACCACCATATGAAATCACCGAAACGGGCTGGGGTGAATTTGAAATAATcattaagatatttttcattgATCCAAATGAAAGACCT GTAACCTTGTATCACTTGCTGAAGCTTTTTCAGTCTGATACCAATGCCATcctgggaaagaaaactgtagTTTCTGAGTTCTATGACGAAATG ATATTTCAAGATCCTACTGCAATGATGCAGCAGCTGTTAACAACGTCGCGTCAACTAACACTAGGTGCTTATAAGCATGAAACAGAGT TTGCAGATCTTGAAGTGAAAACCAGGGAAAAGCTGGAAGctgccaaaaagaaaactagttttGAAATTGCTGAGCTTAAAGAAAGACTAAAAGCAAGTCGTGAAACCATCAACTGTTTAAAGAATGAAATCAGAAAACTTGAAGAAGATGATCAGTCTAAAGATATGTGA